Proteins encoded in a region of the Thermodesulfobacteriota bacterium genome:
- a CDS encoding cbb3-type cytochrome c oxidase subunit II, protein MYMKVPLFIMGVLATLLIAWAGLTLVPGIQISEIEPPAGLKPYTDQQLRGRAIYIREGCIYCHSQQTRPVGFGADQKRNWGRPSVPGDYLYDNPQLLGTMRTGPDLFNIGARQPSEDWHLIHLYNPRATSPGSIMPPYPWLFREEIEYSDEVLAARGERVVPVPEEYLPLGKVIIATPEARDLVAYLLGLNHTYPVEGEE, encoded by the coding sequence ATGTATATGAAGGTACCGCTGTTCATAATGGGGGTTCTGGCGACGCTTCTCATCGCGTGGGCGGGGCTCACGCTCGTGCCGGGCATCCAGATAAGCGAGATCGAGCCGCCTGCGGGGCTCAAGCCCTACACCGACCAGCAGCTTCGGGGGAGGGCTATCTACATCCGGGAAGGCTGCATCTACTGCCACAGCCAGCAGACGAGGCCCGTCGGATTCGGCGCCGACCAGAAGCGTAACTGGGGGAGGCCGTCCGTCCCCGGCGATTATCTTTACGACAATCCGCAGCTCCTGGGCACGATGCGCACGGGGCCCGACCTCTTCAACATAGGCGCCAGGCAGCCGAGCGAGGACTGGCACCTTATACACCTGTACAACCCGAGGGCGACGTCGCCCGGGTCGATAATGCCGCCGTACCCGTGGCTCTTCAGGGAGGAGATAGAATATTCGGACGAGGTGCTGGCGGCGCGGGGCGAGCGGGTGGTCCCGGTCCCCGAGGAGTATTTGCCGCTGGGCAAGGTGATCATCGCGACGCCCGAAGCGCGCGACCTCGTGGCGTATCTACTGGGGCTCAACCACACGTATCCCGTGGAAGGGGAGGAGTGA